Part of the Gavia stellata isolate bGavSte3 chromosome 25, bGavSte3.hap2, whole genome shotgun sequence genome is shown below.
CATGCCCAGCTCAGACCCAGGCACAGGGGCAGCGGGAGGAGTGAAGAGTACAGAAGAGGGTTGTGTTGCTTTAGGAGGCAACCATTCAATCAAACCTCTTCCTCAAATACTACCTTAGCATCCTCACACGCACAGACAAAAGAGCCAACCTTAAAATACCAGACCTGCACTCGCACTGCTACTGACGGAAAGGCTGCCAATACTCATCTTCTGCAAGTAGAAGAGGTACTGCCTGTATTGCATGAGAGAGAATGGCAGCAAACTCTGACAGCCCTGAGCTGGTGATGCTTCCTGACAGAAGGCTGCTGTCATTTTCCGCAACTCTTTCCCTAGGGTCTACCCTGAGGCAAGAGACCAGCGAAGATTTCCACTCCCCCTTACACCCCCTCGAAggttttgacaaaaaaaaaaaagaatgatcaAAGAGCCTTTGTGCATTTATAAACCCGTCAATTTTGCCAGAAGATTTAAGGCTTTAAAGAGTCCAAAACATCTATTTGAAATTTTCTATACAAAcaggttttttaatatttaaaaaaacccagaaataaaatatttagatttttctgaagtgagGCATTCCAACAGCTCCAGACAGGAGcgctggaggggaggaggaaatcCAATTCTTAAGTTTGAcaggaacaatttttttttgtttcttttaattggCAGAGAAACAAGACTACACAGCTATTTCTCCCCCTGGCTCTGACAGGGAATAGCTGGGATGAGCAGCACaggaaacaacaaaaccaaccttAGTCAAGTGCTGCCAGTTTCAGGTTCCTGTCCCACGCCAGCTTGCCTCGCAGGAAAGATTCCCCAAGCCCACGATGTAGCAGCCTTTCACCCCACcatcctgcctctccccattCACACCCTCCTATTACCTTACATTTTGCCTCCAAAATCCTCCCACGCAGAAAGGAAGCAGGTTCCCCACCTGAAAACAGTTCAGACACGACAGAGGTTTTGGGAGACCTCAGCCTTTTTCACAACTTGATTACCTTTATTTCTGGTCAGCCAGAAGAAGAGTTGAGAGGGGCGAACATTCGGCAgcacatttctttctccttttccatgtAGTCCTTGTagcagctgcaaagcagagcacagcatgGCATCACAGGCTGTGGGCTGCCCGCCCAAACATCAGTgccacaaacagaaaatatatattattttttctataaaaataaattagcctCATGTAAGAGTATGCTGGTAGCAAAGACAGAGCTCCTCCAAGCCCTGCTTTCTGCCATGTCAGGGAAGGAGAGCTGGAAACATTGTGCCCCATCCCCAGACCTTGGGTCTCTGCTTCACTGGTGACTATTAGCTAAGTAGATCATTTAACTTTTGGTAGCCACATGCTTCCTACACCAGTTTTGCAAGCATATGACAATGCAGAGGAACCCCCACCTGTAACCTGTGGTCTAGTTTTGTGTCTCCTCATTTATGTCACTGCTTGTGTGAGCTCCTCCAGCACCTAGCAGGAGACATCATCCAAATGCCCTACTCCAGGATGTCTACCATTGACACTGAATCTGGGCAGAGGATGGATAGGAGACAGCAGGGATTTGTGTCCGCAGTAAGTGGATGACAGGGCAGATGCTTCCTCCTCCATTCTCACTTCCCTGCCAGCATCACATTAGCATGGCAAAAGCTGCCCAGATTGCTCCATTTTAATCGCTGCTCCTCCAAGCACAGTGTTCTCCGCACCCTGTGCTCTCACCTCACTGGCAACGAGGTCTCACTGGTGAGGAATCCCTGAGCCAGAGAGTGACTCAGTTTGGGCACCATCCCAGGGATCAATGGCTGCCCACACGGTCAGCTTTCCTGCATCTGCTACCATATAAGGTTAAAAGCAAAGGTTTTTGTTGCaacacagcagaaacagcacAAGTGTGACATTGGCTAATGCTGTCTCAGCTCCCCAGCTAGGTCTCAGCACCCCTGGGTCCAGAACCTCCAAGTGTTTCGTTCCACGAAATCCCAGCACAGCAAGTCTCTTCTGTTAAGCCTCAGACAGATGTTGCCACAATTGTCCACACTGAGTAGATCAGGGATGCCCACCTAGTCTGTGGATGGCACGCTCACGCACCTACCACAGCAGGAAATCCAAGAGCCCCTCATTTGGAGGCGCAGATTCATGACAGATGTCAGAACAACACTATTTTGTTCTGGATTTAATGCAATGCAAGCTTTCCAATAGAACTGCCAAATCCAGCAGCAGAATTTGCACCAACAAGACCACTAGAGCTGGTACCAGACAGGTGTTCCACAAAATCCTCACCCTGGATTCTGCCTGTTGTTCTCCAGTGAAGTGAATTTTGCCAAGAACTCGGTTGAGCTGTTAAACAGatgcttttgaagttttgttttaGAGAGCAAAAGGTAGCTGTTGATTAACACACAATATTCCTTTTTGCAAAGTACGAACGTATTCAGTAAGGAATGGAAAAGCCTCTAAGAATAAGATTTTTATTCATAGTCCATTTCTGAAGCATTTGCCAGATCACATTACGAGTTTTCTCAGGCAAGGCAGTTTAGCAATGTTACAGGATCTAGACTGAGGTATGGCATCATTAACAACACCTGATAACGCTGCCTTCATCTATTTTATACTAATTCCACTCTGtcacagtaaaagcaaaaaatacaccaaTTTTAACTGGCACTGAAGCAGAAACTGAGACAACAGTGGTTTAGTGCGTACTCAGCTTACTGACACACGCGTTAGCTGTACATGCTGCTATCTCCAGAGTCAAGAGCTGACaagcctgcctgctgcttcccCAAAGGCAGAATGCCTTGTTGCTTCATAGCAGCACAACCTCAACATTATTAGCAAGATTTCTCTTTTACCTGCCAACATATTTCGAATGAGTCTAAGGGAAGTCCTGATTCTAGAAGCATCATGTCTTACAGCACTGTACCACGGGTCTTTGATGCTGCCCGCATACTAAGCCTCCAAGAGTAGCTAGCCAGCCATCCAGATCTATTTCATATCTACTTGCGCTCACCTAGCAACTGGGTAGCTACATACCCAGAGGCAGATCAGGGTGAATAGAACTGGTTATTTCAGATTTCCAGAGCAGCAGCTAATACTGCCTTCAAGTTCTTTGTACTTCAGAAGTAGCAGAACAAGCTTGAAGACTTGGTGTTATCACAGACTATTAAAGACAACGTGGATATATAGGACACTGATGTGTAAGGACAGCCCTCTACCAAAATGTCACCTGGTGAAGGCACTCAGCCCACAAGACTGGCTTTTCCAGCCGCACCAACTACTCTAATACGAGATGTTACTGCTGCCTACAAACCTTTTTGCAAATGCCTAGCAGCAACACACAGAAGAAGAGGGTTCGTATTCAAGGGCTGCTTTGTGATCTCTGAAGCTGGGGACTGCATCACCTTGTGCATTCGTGAAGAGTGCCAGAAGTACAGCACACACTTTTGGGAACTAGCTAGTGCTTTTTGCCAGtttcaaaaggaagaacagaatGAGGGAAGAGACTAGCGTTAGTCATGTTTTGGTGGGGCTAGGGCATGACTAAAGCTGGCAGGATTGTGCTGTTCTCAGCCTGCGGGTGAAAGGAAAGTTTGCCTTCAGGATTGCTCACTTACTACCTCCAAGACAGCACGAAATTCACTTATTCACTTTTAACAAACATTAGTATTTGTAGCATTGTATACTGAAGCACTTGCAgtgcagaagagctgctgtaGTTAACCAACACATCTTAAAGGGAATGAAAATCATACTTATTAATCCAGGACATTATCAGCTTGAGCGCTAGCCTACTGCATTTCATTGGTTTTGAGGCATTTCAGCAGCCCCTGTCTCCCTGTCATCACCCTGACCTACCTACTCACAAGGAGCATAACACACACATCCCCCCAGAGAAACTGTACAGAGTGGGTGCTCTCAGCTTCTCACCTATCACCTGTAGccactgtgttttcaaaatgtttgaaTCAGCTGTCTCCACACTAAGAACAACTTTCTGCATTTTCCCAAGTCACTTACTAACCcaacatttttgtgttttgtttttttaaacatcttaaatatttttgagtgGGTGTTCCAGCCCATCTAAGCACTCTCTCTTCCACAGGGATGGAAAGGAGTTCTCTCACCTTGCCAACTTTTTCAGCTCATTGTTAATATCATGGTTAAACGGCTGTATgtgctgagctctgaccagGAAATCCCGTGCTTTTTCGTATTCTGTCATGCAGAGACAAGCCTGCCATTGAAAGAAGACAGATGTGTTGCAAGATAAATACAGACTCACTGCCATTCTTCAGGACTGAAACATGTGCAGCCACAAACATTTCTGAGACAGATCCAGGTAGCTCAGGAATCCCCCATGAAAAGATCTGTGTGACAGATTTACAGAGAGACAGATTTTCCAAAAGGTCAGATGCAAACAAACCACCTTGACTGCTGCAGCAGCTTAGGAGGCCTGGCCCAGAATTTAGTGGTTCTCCTCGGTTCACTCAAGGCTCTCTCCACAGCCAGTCAGACTGGGGTTTTCCTTGATGTGGCTACcagaggaatttattttttccccacctggCCACACCTGAACAGCGCTTTGGCGTTTCTTTGGTCAATCTCCAAGGCCTTCTCCCCATACACCAAAGCTTGGGCAGGACGTTCCAGTTTCAGGTAAGTAAGCGAGAGATTCAAGAGCACCAGCAACTTGGAAGCATCGATCTGACACTGCTCTGCCTCACTGGAAGGGTTGCGACCGAGGATGGAGAACGCCtgagcagacaggaaaaaagaattagtGCGCAAAAAATCTGCTAGGGAAAGTGAGAAATCCATCTCATCAGCCAGCTACACCCATGTCTCTGTTTACCTAGGttagttaaaaataataaccaaAACTCTAAATATATTGCATGGCATTATCAGCTTGACTAGCCAGCTCTGCCATAAGACTACAGGTTTAGGAACCTATCAAGGAACTTGAAAGcagcagaattaaaatattacacCCAGATTTTAAGGCcaaaaacagaagataaatCCTACAgggagaaaggctttttttgttaCAAAGAAATACCAAGGAAAAGCAACCCTAAatggggggggagaaaaaaatctcacaaaaCCTCACTACTTCCGAAACAAAGGGAGATACATTCCAGTTTGGGAACAACCGAGTATTTtcctgcccagagaggctgtggagtctccatccttggagatgttcaaaaccTGAACGGACCCAGTCCTGGGAAGCCTCCTGCTGTGGCTGACCTTCCTTCACCAGGGGGCTGGAGTAGACAACCTCCAGAGGTTCCTACCAACCTCAAGTACTGGGCAATTCCCAGAAAGCTAAAAGTAGAGTGCCCAGGATGCCAGCGATACCTCTGTTTCCAGACCGCAGGGATTCTAGACTACTTCTCAAAGCACTAACCAGCATGCTGCTGCAATACAAGGCCATGCTGCATTGTAACATCTTCCAGCAGAAGCTGACCTGAAAGGCTCCAGTTCAGCAGTCAGCCACGCAAACTACTCAGGGATCACACAGCCACTGGGATGTACTCTTCTGTCTCGGCTAGAGCCCACAGGGAGCAAGCCTGAAGGAAAAGGGTTCTGCCTATTTCTGCCAAGCCTTCTCCTCTTTCACTTACCAGTGCCACTCACACAAAAGCGGGTGTTTAAGATCTGTTCTTAAATAACAAACTATGCCtagaaaatataatgaagttATTTGATCTCTAAATTGTACTTGTTATGGTGAGCTAGCACTCAATAATCATTGCTTTCACAGCTTTTCACaatggaaaacacatttttttctggtgtcATACCCTTTTGTATCTGCCTTTGGCACCCTCAAAATGCCGCTTACGGTAGAGGTAGTTGCCAAACTCTCTCTCCGTGTCTGCCACTTTCAACACCTTTTGAAGCGGGAATGTATCCTGCTGCTCCTGTATAAAGAAATACCTGAATTTCAGctcaaacaaaagaaaacaagcagagagCTTAAACAGAAGAGTCCTGCACAGTCCCCTTCTATTCACAGAGCAGGAGCCAGGCCGTTGCCAAGGCCCCTGCAGCGTCCAGCCGGGCCACTGCCACGTGGTATTTCCCTTCGCCAGGCTGAAACATGCCACTGTTCTTGTGCTGATAACTCCTGGTGAAGAGTGCTACCAAACAGGTTAGAAAGCTCACCAGGACCAAAGGGACTtcagggtggggaaaaaaagcaagaattttttaaatcctgCCCAACTCTCTCACCTGCTTAGCACAGAGCAGTTAACACAAATGCTATCGCTGGCACAGGAGGTGAGGCTGATTGAAAGGCTCCATTGCTCTAATGGCTCAGCATCACCCATGGTGGCTGCCTCCGGCCAGCTCCAGGACCAGCCTGACACCCACACAAGACATCAacccagcaaaacaaaaaaaccccaacaataattaaaaaaaaagagtaaaacaaGGGACAGGTTTTCTCCTGGGTTTCCAAGTTTGAACCAGCTCACAGAGAGAGATAAGTTAGCCAGGAAGGGTGGGCAACTGGCAAGAAGGGGAGTAAGCTCTCTTGCAAGAAGTGTGGTTTGCTCGCAGGGCTCTGTGCGAACAAAGTGGCCtgtgcagcaggaggagggaaggaggagggaatgaGGAGGGCCTCCCTCACCGGCgctgctgcctgtgccccaCTCACTGACCCACAACCACAGCCCAAAGCCCTTTTCATGTAAAAGGGGGAATTAACAATAACACCGTAAGTCACCAGGGAGGAAAGCGAACAGTGAAGGAGGACTTGGGAGAGCAGCCAAGAAGCAGAGACAAAgggtgggggcgggggggggggactgATGGACACACTTGAACACAGGATTTTTTACAGACAGCTCATTACTGTTCCTTCAAAGAAATTCCTGGAAGCTGGTGCCCTCTAGTGAAACCATGAGGTTTCCTgtaaagctaaaaataaatgaagttcCACTGACTCCAGCACAGGGGAACAAAGGCAGCACCCAGCTTCTCCCTCTACACAGGAGTGCAAACAGAGCACGGTGTGCAGGGGTAGCGTTAGAGGGCATGTGTTTGTATCAGAGTGGAGCTAGCAGCCCAGGGTCTGGATAACTGCACCTGCAATTAAGCTAAACATATGTAATACATGAGCAACAGCAACTGGAAGGAAAGACAACAAAGCTTTAGCCTCCAGATTTAGGTCTCAAACCTTATTAAGGCAACTCACAGCAGTCAACTCAAAGAACGTGTCAGATTCATCTGAGTCTAGGAAGTCCAGCACCTCCACTTCAAACATGACGGTGGCATTTGGGGGAATGAGAGGAGGACAGCCCCGCCGCCCATAAGCATAATCTGGCATGAAGACAAATCTTgccacctctcccttcttcaTCGTCAGCAGGCCAATTTCCAGGCCCCCCAGTGTAATGTCTGTcacaagaagaaatggaaggTCATGAGAAATGCAAACCTGGAAACCCCCTCAGACTCCAAACAACAATTTCTCCTAAAGCCTAGGGGCTAAAAATCCTTGGTAGCTCATATCTCAGCAACCACAATGGTCAACTGCCCCCTGTTATGGCTCATCGGAGCAGTCTGCTGTGGGACCACGCACATGATAAACAGCAACATCTCCTCTCAGGTGATTTAAAAACACCAAGACAAGCAGCTGCTTCAGGGCAGGCAGCAAGCACCCCTGCTGCCACAAACAGCATGGGCACTGCTGCTCACTCCCACAGTCAAGAGGGGCAGAGGAGGATCAGTTCCAAGTTGACCATCACCTGTGTGAAGCAGGAGGCTTTTGGATTCTATTAACAAGTTTTAAAGGTTTCAAATAAcctaaagatattaaacagcatttaaatTGACATGTCTTAATGGGCTGGTCTTTATAACCCTGAGTCCCAGGACAAACTTTTCAGCTCAAACCTACCTTTTCCAAGTTTCATCAGCCCAGGAGACTTGCTGTAGCCATTTGTGCAGAAGGGCTCATTGCAGTGTTCCAGGTACCCAGAGTATTTCACTATGCAGCCCAAAGCGAGGAACggggagaagagaaaagcaagagtTTGATTTCATATCCAGTAACAGTACCATCGGAAGCACGCTGGGAGCTGGTTTTGCAACATCACCCTTTtatcctgcttttcttccttccttctgctgttgcacagcagagGTAGCACAAACTACTTTGTCTTTATACCAAAAACCTGGTCACATCCAAGTAGCTGTGGTGTTGATTGTCTTTTAACATCAACACCAAATAAAAACAGCTGCTTCACAGTCTTGATGCCTTTCTAATCAAGGGATGTGATTTTGTTTCTAAGAATGGGAATGGAAACTTCAGCTGTGTAAGTTAAAATGCCCCAGTTACCTGCAGAAATCTGTAATAAAGCCTTTCCTAACCAAAGCTAGAGGCctagaaagagaaacaaagcgAGAAATGTACCCCTCCAAGCTCAGCCGCTCCCCACAGAGCTGTACAGATAACTCCAGTTCTTAGTTAGAAAACACACTGTAATGGGCTTCCTTTGACGTGGTACCAGGCCCTTGCACTTCAGGAACCACTTTCAGCTTCAAACTTCTTCTCTGTACTGTGAACACAGGTGGAACTTGGAAATCCTGCTCTTCTCAAGGTCAGGACACCCTTGCACTTAATCTGTCAGCCACAAGAAGTTAAACAGAGTATCCTAAGTGCTAAAATAGTGATAAGGCAGAGCagtctctgaaagaaaaagacgTACTACTCTATAATATAAGCACCTTTAAGCTCTCGTTCTGATCTCATGCTAAAGTCCAAAGCACTCAGATTTGCCAGCCACAAGCACCTCAACGCTAGAGACTCAGGGGAATCTTTTACAACaggttctgtcctctctatTTCTCCCACTGCACACTTCAGGCCCAACCACAGAGACCAAAGCAAGGACCTTGCACTGAGAGGTAAATGACATAGAGGAGGACAAGACCCTGACCTCAATCTGCATTTCTAAGGattttaggttttcttttaggtttggggttgttttttttttttttttggggggggggggggcattgCTAACCACAGATTAAAGGTAACAATTGCCATTTATAAAGAAAGCTGCTCAGGAGATGGTCAGTGGAACCTGCCTGCAGGCTTGCACCCACGAAGGAGGGCACAGCGTTACTGCAGAGCGCACCAAACcccctggggagcccagcagcGAGCTCAGGCAGCACTGGCTGCAGGACGCCTGGCTGGCGGCACGGAGCAGACAACACAGGGCCCTGGTGAAGGTGTGAAAAGCAGGCCGGGCCCTGAGACAGGGGGGTACGCAGCCGCTGCCAcacagcctcccccagcccgTACCGGGGGCACGGCCACCTCAGCCCGCCCAGCACCGCGGGCCCTGCGGCCCCAGCAGTACCTGCCACAGAGGCGGCGGGGGGCACGGCCTGCCCGGTGCCGGGGCGCAGCTCCTCCTTGCGCACCCCTCCATCGCCGCTCAGGTCCCGCAGGCCCCGGGCCTGAGCCAGGCACTGGAAGGGGGACATGGCCGGGGCCTGCTCCGCCGGGTACGGCCGCCCCGCGGGCTCGGGCCCAGCCCCGGCTCGGCCCCGGGCCTGGCCCacagccccgccgcggcccaCCATCACCCAGAGCACCTGGTCTCGTCCCGCCCCTCGCCCTCTTCACCAATCACCGCCCACCACACGCTGCCCCTTCAGCCAATCACGCTCCGAGGAGCGACCGCGTCCCAACACGCTGCTTAAGAGCCACGCGCCGGCGCCTCTCGGGCAGGACACGCCTCTGCGCAGCTATCGGCCAATGGGCGATGGAGGCGTCACGGGGCTACGCAGTGCACCCTGGGGGGTGTAGTCTGCGCCGCCCGCGCCTCCTCCTCCCGGGCCCGGGGGCGGCTGCCCCGCCCCGGTTCCCCGCCGTTCCCACCGGGCCTGCGGGGGAGAGCAGCCTCTTCCGGGCATTGTTCCCCTCAGGGAGACCCGGACGGTCCCGCCGGGCGTGTCTGCTCGCAGGCTGAGGCCGCGTTCTCCCCCGCGGCactggcagcagccccagggcccTGGGCCTGCTCCCCTGAGCTGAGCCTGTGGAATGGGGGACCTCGGCTTGGGTGCTCCCGCGGCTGCAGGAAAGGCCCCTTCGAGGGAGGGACATCCCTGCGGCCTGTCCTCACCCATCAGCCCCCCTAGGGGAACGGGTGCTGCACCCTCCCTGCTTACTGCGGCCCAAAGACCCAACACCTTCAGTGTGAGGCTGCGGCGGGAGCCCGGGGCTAATCC
Proteins encoded:
- the FKBP6 gene encoding inactive peptidyl-prolyl cis-trans isomerase FKBP6 produces the protein MSPFQCLAQARGLRDLSGDGGVRKEELRPGTGQAVPPAASVAVKYSGYLEHCNEPFCTNGYSKSPGLMKLGKDITLGGLEIGLLTMKKGEVARFVFMPDYAYGRRGCPPLIPPNATVMFEVEVLDFLDSDESDTFFELTAEQQDTFPLQKVLKVADTEREFGNYLYRKRHFEGAKGRYKRAFSILGRNPSSEAEQCQIDASKLLVLLNLSLTYLKLERPAQALVYGEKALEIDQRNAKALFRCGQACLCMTEYEKARDFLVRAQHIQPFNHDINNELKKLASCYKDYMEKEKEMCCRMFAPLNSSSG